In Leptospira venezuelensis, the DNA window TTACTTGGAAAAGACGGTAAACCATTGGCAGTTGTAGAAGCCAAACGGACTTCCACAGATGCAGCAAAAGGAAGAGAACAGGCTAAACAATATTGTTATAATATTCGCGAGAGGCATGGAGGAGAACTCCCATTCTGCTTTTACACAAATGGTTATGATATTTATTTCTGGGATTTAGAAAATTACCCTCCCAAGAAAGTTTATGGTTTCCCATCTCGAGATGATCTAGAGCGTTACTCCTACCTAAGAAAAGCTCGTAAACCATTGGCGAGTGAATCCATTAATACTAAAATTGCTGGTCGGGAATATCAAATAGCCTCGATTCGAGCGGTGATGGAGGTCGTTGAAAAGAAGCGAAGAAAGTTTCTCTTGGTAATGGCTACGGGTACTGGTAAGACAAGAACCTGTGTGGCATTGGTTGATGCTCTTATGCGTTTCGGTTGGGTAGAAAGAACTCTTTTTCTTGTGGACCGGATTGCGCTTCGGAAGCAAACTTTGGATGCATTTAAAGAATATCTTCCTAATGAGCCGTTTTGGCCAAAAGAAGGAGAGCAAGATATCTCTGCAGACCGTAGGATTTATGTTTCTACATATCCAACGATGTTAAATATTATTCGTGACGAAAATACGAGTCTTAGCCCTCATTTTTTTGATTTAGTCGTTGTAGATGAAAGCCATCGTAGTATCTACAATACATACCAGGAAATTTTAAATTATTTTAATACGATTACATTAGGGCTTACTGCAACTCCAACAGATGTAATTGATCATAATACATTTCAGTTATTTGAATGTGAAGATGGGGTTCCCACATTTGCTTATTCCTACGAGGAAGCAGTGAATCATATTCCTCCTTACTTATGCGATTTTCAGGTAATGAAAATTAAATCCAAATTTCAAACGGAAGGTATAAGCAAGCGAACTATTTCTTTGGAAGACCAGCGGAAGTTAATCATAGAAGGAAAAGAAGTAGCCGAAATCAATTTTGAAGGGACGGATCTAGAAAAAAAGGTTATTAATAAGGGGACCAATTCTTTGATCGTTAGAGAATTCATGGAAGAATGTATCAAAGATCCGGATGGGGTCCTTCCAGGGAAAACGATCTTCTTTTGCATGACAAAGGCTCATGCGAGAAGGATTGAGGAAATTTTCGACTCTCTTTATCCGGAATACAAAGGAGAGATCGCGAAAGTTTTAGTCAGTGATGATCCAAGAGTTCATGGAACCGGTGGGTTACTCGATCAATTTACTCGTCAAAATATGCCAAGGATTGCGATCAGTGTAGATATGCTGGATACAGGAATCGATGTAAGAGAAATTGTGAATCTTGTTTTTGCAAAACCTGTTTACTCTTATACAAAATTCTGGCAAATGATCGGTCGTGGAACCCGCCTTTTAGAAAATGATAAGATCAAACCATGGTGTCCTGAAAAATCGTCCTTCTTGGTTTTAGATTGTTGGGATAATTTCGAATACTTTAAGCTAAATCCAAAAGGAAAGACTGGGAATCCTCAAATTCCTTTGCCAGTCCGGCTTTTTGGACTTCGATTAGATAAGATTGCAAAAGCAATTGAGTTAGGCGAGAATTCGATTCTGAAAAATGAAATCCACAATTTACGAAAGCAAATTTCCTCTCTTCCAAAATCATCCGTCGTCATTATAGAAGCTCAGAATGAACTTCAGAGACTGGAAGATAAGAATTTTTGGAATCATTTGAGTCCGGAAAAAATAGAATTTTTACGTTCGATTGTACAACCGTTATTCCGTACGGTTTCGGATGCAGATTTCAAGGCAATGCGATTTGAAAAGGATATTGTGGAAGCTTCTCTTTCTTTTCTTTCCGCAGAAATGGATAAATTTGAGACATTAAAGTCTTCGATCGTGGAGGAAATTGGACGATTACCTCTTACTGTGAATACGGTTGCGAAAGAGGAAGAATTGATTCGAACTGCTCAAACGAACCATTTTTGGATTACGATCAACGAAGAGAAATTCGACCTTCTTATCCATCACCTATCCCCTTTAATGAAACAGATTGAAAAAGTCCCTATATTAGGGCCTGCCAAGTTCGATTTGAAAGATATCGTTATTGAAAAGGAATTTGTAGAGTTCGGTCCATCCCATGAGGCATTGAGCGTTGCGAAATACCGGGAACTTGTGGAAGTAAAAGTGAATGAACTGGTTTCTAAAAGTCCTATTTTGAAAAAGATCAAACAGGGCCAGGAGATCTCGGACGAAGAAACGGAGATTTTAGCGGAAGAGCTTTATAATGAGCATCCTCATATCACGATTGATTTGTTGAGAAGAGTTTATAATCACCGAAAAGCGGAGTTAGTACAATTTATTAAACATATCCTTGGGATTGAAATTCTAGAGAGTTTTTCAGAAACTGTAACTAAAGCTTTTGAAGTTTTTATCCAAAACCACAGTTATTTAACGAGTCGTCAGTTGCAGTTTATGGATCTTTTGAAAAGTTATATCCTGGAAAAAGGAGAACTTCAAAAAAGGAATCTAATCGAATCTCCTTTTACACTTCTGCATCCGGAAGGGGTACGTGGAATTTTTGATCCGAAAGAGATCGAAGAAATCCTGGAATTAGCTGATAAGGTAATCGCCGCTTAATGTTACAAAATAATCCCCAATTAAAATCACTCATAGATAAGCTCTGGAATAATTTTTGGAGCGGAGGGATCAGTAATCCATTAACTGCAATCGAGCAGATCACTTATCTAATATTTATGAAACGTTTGGATGATCTGGAGACCAAGCGAGAAAGAGATGCAGAATTTACAGGAGAAAAATATAAATCCAGATTTAGCGGAAAGTTTAAGGTTCCAGGTAGTAACGAGCTCATTGATAAGAAAAAGCTTCGCTGGAGTGAATTTAAACATTTTACTGCGGATGAAACTCTTCTTCATATCCAAACCAAAGTTTTCCCCTTCTTAAAAGAGCTGAATGGAGACGCGTCTCCGTTTACGCATCATATGCAAAATGCAGTTTTCATTATGCCAAAGGCTTCCCTGTTGACGGAGGCGATCCAAATCATAGAATCCATTTTCGCTGAGATCGAAAAGGACGCTAATGAAGGAGGACATGCATTTCAGGATATCCAAGGAGATGTCTATGAGATGCTATTGAGTGAAATTGCAACTGCTGGAAAGAACGGGCAATTCAGAACTCCTAGGCATATCATCAAATTGATTGCGGAACTTGTTGCTCCTCAGCTTGGGCAACGAGTTGCAGATCCAGCCTGTGGAACAGGAGGGTTTTTACTTGGAGCATACCAATTTATGCTCACGGATTATATTCGAAAGAAAGATCCGAAAAAAATTGTAAAAGATGAGGATGGATTTGAGAGAGGGGCTTTAAGTTCTGCTGTAGATAAAAAAGTAAAATCCATTTTAGACGATAGTTTTTACGGATACGATATCGATACCACTATGGTGCGACTCGGTTTAATGAATCTCATGATGCATGGAATTGATGAACCCCATATTGATTATAAAGATACATTGAGTAAAAAATTCAATGAAGACAAACAATATGATATCGTACTCGCAAACCCTCCCTTTACGGGAAATATAGATAAGGGAGATATTAATGAGAATCTTACCTTGCCGACGACCAAGTCGGAACTTTTATTCGTAGAAAGAATTTTTAATATGCTTCGATTGGGAGGAACTGCAGGAGTCATTGTTCCTCAAGGTGTACTTTTCGGAAGTGGAAAGGCGTTTGTAGCTCTTCGTAAAAAGCTAATAGAAGAATCTGAGCTAAAAGCAGTAATCACATTACCGAGTGGCGTCTTTAAACCTTATGCCGGAGTGAGCACCGCTATTTTAATTTTTACCAAGGGTGGAGAAACGGAACATACCTGGTTCTATGAGATGCTGGCAGACGGGTATAGTTTGGATGATAAGAGAACCAAGATCGAACAAAGCGATCTCATGGACATTGTTGCTCGATTCCAATCTAGGGATCCAAAGAAAGATACAAAACGAACCGAAAGAGCTTTCTTTGTTCCAAAAAAGGAAATCACAGGAGTTAAACCGGAGGAAAGTAAATACGATCTTTCCTTAAACAAATATAAGGAAGAAGTCTACGAAGAGATCGAATACGAATCCCCCAAGCTGATCCTGGAAAAGCTAGAGATC includes these proteins:
- a CDS encoding type I restriction-modification system subunit M, producing MLQNNPQLKSLIDKLWNNFWSGGISNPLTAIEQITYLIFMKRLDDLETKRERDAEFTGEKYKSRFSGKFKVPGSNELIDKKKLRWSEFKHFTADETLLHIQTKVFPFLKELNGDASPFTHHMQNAVFIMPKASLLTEAIQIIESIFAEIEKDANEGGHAFQDIQGDVYEMLLSEIATAGKNGQFRTPRHIIKLIAELVAPQLGQRVADPACGTGGFLLGAYQFMLTDYIRKKDPKKIVKDEDGFERGALSSAVDKKVKSILDDSFYGYDIDTTMVRLGLMNLMMHGIDEPHIDYKDTLSKKFNEDKQYDIVLANPPFTGNIDKGDINENLTLPTTKSELLFVERIFNMLRLGGTAGVIVPQGVLFGSGKAFVALRKKLIEESELKAVITLPSGVFKPYAGVSTAILIFTKGGETEHTWFYEMLADGYSLDDKRTKIEQSDLMDIVARFQSRDPKKDTKRTERAFFVPKKEITGVKPEESKYDLSLNKYKEEVYEEIEYESPKLILEKLEILEGQIQTGLKELKSRL
- a CDS encoding DEAD/DEAH box helicase family protein produces the protein MKTEKQTRKEIIDLRLANAGWNLSDKTQVIEEFDIAVVKPSSSLKAKSSYAGHQFSDYVLLGKDGKPLAVVEAKRTSTDAAKGREQAKQYCYNIRERHGGELPFCFYTNGYDIYFWDLENYPPKKVYGFPSRDDLERYSYLRKARKPLASESINTKIAGREYQIASIRAVMEVVEKKRRKFLLVMATGTGKTRTCVALVDALMRFGWVERTLFLVDRIALRKQTLDAFKEYLPNEPFWPKEGEQDISADRRIYVSTYPTMLNIIRDENTSLSPHFFDLVVVDESHRSIYNTYQEILNYFNTITLGLTATPTDVIDHNTFQLFECEDGVPTFAYSYEEAVNHIPPYLCDFQVMKIKSKFQTEGISKRTISLEDQRKLIIEGKEVAEINFEGTDLEKKVINKGTNSLIVREFMEECIKDPDGVLPGKTIFFCMTKAHARRIEEIFDSLYPEYKGEIAKVLVSDDPRVHGTGGLLDQFTRQNMPRIAISVDMLDTGIDVREIVNLVFAKPVYSYTKFWQMIGRGTRLLENDKIKPWCPEKSSFLVLDCWDNFEYFKLNPKGKTGNPQIPLPVRLFGLRLDKIAKAIELGENSILKNEIHNLRKQISSLPKSSVVIIEAQNELQRLEDKNFWNHLSPEKIEFLRSIVQPLFRTVSDADFKAMRFEKDIVEASLSFLSAEMDKFETLKSSIVEEIGRLPLTVNTVAKEEELIRTAQTNHFWITINEEKFDLLIHHLSPLMKQIEKVPILGPAKFDLKDIVIEKEFVEFGPSHEALSVAKYRELVEVKVNELVSKSPILKKIKQGQEISDEETEILAEELYNEHPHITIDLLRRVYNHRKAELVQFIKHILGIEILESFSETVTKAFEVFIQNHSYLTSRQLQFMDLLKSYILEKGELQKRNLIESPFTLLHPEGVRGIFDPKEIEEILELADKVIAA